In the Gossypium raimondii isolate GPD5lz chromosome 9, ASM2569854v1, whole genome shotgun sequence genome, one interval contains:
- the LOC105800792 gene encoding plant intracellular Ras-group-related LRR protein 7, with protein sequence MGCCQSKGADSKANRIARWRSTGIVALRDAKLKTFPDEVLELDRSVRTLDLTHNKLVEIPVDISKLVNMQRLILATNLIERLPINIGKLQSLKVMILDGNQITSLPDELGQLVRLEKLSISGNMLMSLPETIGSLRNLSLLNVSNNKLKYLPESVGSCFSLEELQANDNLIEELPASVCNLVHLKSLCLNNNKVSQIPPNLLKDCKALQNISLHGNPISMDQFQQMEGFQEFEARRKKKFDKQIDSNVMIGSNGLDEGVDL encoded by the exons aTGGGATGTTGTCAAAGTAAAGGCGCTGATTCCAAAGCTAATAGGATTGCTCGGTGGCGATCAACTGGCATTGTTGCTTTACGTGATGCCAAATTGAAG ACATTTCCCGATGAAGTTCTTGAGCTGGATAGATCTGTGCGTACTCTTGATTTAACGCACAATAAATTAG TTGAAATTCCTGTGGATATCAGCAAATTAGTCAACATGCAGCGTCTG ATTTTAGCCACTAATCTTATCGAGCGACTACCAATTAATATCGGGAAGCTTCAGTCTCTGAAAGTTATGATACTTGATGGGAATCAAATTACTTCCTTACCTGATGAAT TGGGCCAGCTGGTAAGACTTGAGAAGTTATCGATCTCTGGAAATATGTTAATGTCCTTGCCCGAGACTATTGGCAGCTTGCGCAAT CTGTCATTACTTAATGTGTCTAACAACAAGTTAAAGTATCTTCCTGAATCAGTTGGGAGCTGCTTTTCTTTGGAAGAGCTGCAAGCGAATG ATAATCTTATCGAAGAACTTCCTGCATCTGTTTGCAATCTTGTTCACTTAAAGTCACTTTGTTTAAACAATAACAAAGTCAGCCAG ATTCCTCCTAATTTATTGAAAGACTGCAAAGCTCTTCAGAATATCTCTCTGCACGGCAATCCTATTTCAATGGATCAGTTTCAGCAA ATGGAAGGGTTCCAAGAATTCGAAgcaagaaggaagaagaagttTGACAAGCAAATTGACTCTAATGTGATGATTGGTTCGAATGGCCTCGATGAGGGTGTCGATCTATAA
- the LOC105800795 gene encoding 40S ribosomal protein S19-3, whose translation MEAARTVKDVSPHEFVKAYAAHLKRSGKIELPPWTDIVKGGKLKELPPYDPDWYYIRAASMARKIYLRGGLGVGAFRRIYGGAKRNGSRPRHFCKSSGSIARHILQQLQNVYIVDLDTKGGRKITSNGQRDLDQVAGRIAVAL comes from the exons ATGGAGGCAGCGAGAACTGTAAAGGACGTTTCTCCCCACGAGTTCGTGAAGGCCTACGCCGCCCACCTCAAGCGCTCCGGCAAG ATTGAGCTTCCTCCATGGACCGATATTGTCAAGGGTGGTAAATTGAAGGAGCTTCCACCGTATGACCCTGATTGGTACTATATAAGAGCTG CTTCCATGGCAAGGAAAATCTACTTGAGGGGAGGTCTTGGTGTTGGTGCCTTCAGGAGGATATATGGAGGAGCCAAGAGGAACGGTAGCCGCCCACGCCATTTCTGCAAGAGCAGTGGGTCTATTGCTCGTCATATTCTCCAGCAATTGCAGAATGTGTACATCGTCGATCTTGATACTAAAGG TGGTAGGAAAATCACATCGAATGGCCAACGGGATCTCGATCAAGTTGCTGGAAGGATTGCAGTTGCCCTCTGA